The sequence ttgactatatatcacagttcacaagcgatatccgacatgtcaaaggtcaggacaatcaggcggcagatgctttatccagactagaaatgaacgtgctacagcagtctacagtaaacttcgagacgttaagacacgaacaagagcaggacctagaattgcaaaacctacttaaaacaaacaattcaagtcttaatttaaaacaattcccatcacctatcgatggtattctaatttattgtgacacgaccaaggcaatgccgcgacctttcgttcccaaaaatatgcgaaagttgatatataataactttcattctttgtctcatcctggcgcgaaagcttcaacaaaactaatcaatgccagatatatatggccgaatttacagaaggatgtacacaaatgggttagagagtgttcagcatgtcaacaatcaaagattaatcgtcacacaaattcacccataggtgttttctcgcaaccagatgcacgttttgcccatgtgcatatcgacttggtaggtcctttaccacgttcaaacggtttcaattatctttttacatgcatagatcgatttaccagattccctatagccatcccgatagcggacatcacagcggaaacagtagccaaagttttcatgcagaactgggtaaccatttttggtacacccataacaataacgacggatagaggagcgcaattcgaatccgaactatttaataacttggctaaacttctaggctccaataggatacgctgcactgcatatcatcctcaggctaatgggatggtagaacgttttcaccgtcagctaaaaaccgcccttatatctcactcaaaccccaatcagtggacagaattcctaccattagttatgttgggaatacgaacatctgtcaaaactgacgcacagtgttcagctgcggaactggttttcggaacaactctgagactaccaggtgaatttattaaccctaatactaacagtcaaaaacttaatttagaaaattatgtagatcaactacgggaccacatgtctaaaattaagccgattaatactcgtgaacaatcgcgtgccgtatatgtacctaaagacctaagcaattgcacgcacgtctggataagatgtgacaaaataaaagcaccacttagccctccatttgaaggtcctttcaaagtcgtctcaagaaaatctaaatatttcgtgatagaaaaacacggaaacatcgacacagtaagtattgataggctaaagccggcttatctagatcatgaaccaccatacgtgtcgttagatcgtttaactgacaaatccattacggaatcgaaatgcaaaaacgataaatctttacaaatgactaaaatggttcgctgggcacatccgattagccaatcaaggatgttgacagtttcagctgcaggataaaatctaaccacgtagctaatcagaccctgcatctacttaaaaataacttttctcctcattccgcctcacctacaactccccagaccttttgcctttgatatataagtgttatgttaaattttttttaaatactggacacaagctaggtattccgaaacgatggctgcggattttaatcaaattcatacaactaacactggcaaatacaacgaattcaaaaagcaacccaggcgagttttataatttctttttctggttaattaactatgttggctgtacttcttatatatctatatacatttttcacgtagactggctatacatatataccatatgaactaattctaaaagttttcggtcgaagatgtgttcagtagcttgatacgcttaatactactattattaagtggttttctagacaaaacattttggattaaaccatggtcaaatacttattaaagttctcatcatttttttcatgtttaggaaacttacataatgacttaaccagttttcctacagcatgctttttagtgtgatcatataacccatcattattggcaatattcaaatttttttaaatttctgacatttaagaatcaataaccgtgaagatatagtacagtgcgttattgtaaggttactatgttagccgcattgattccacatacctaattttaaacacaacttataagggaactgttaagtaatcacaacattgaactaatatgaatatcacagctatgctaacgttaaaccaattattattagtggtccatacaaaatcctggaacttaacactagcgttataaaaaaacatgttatttcaataacttatatatatatatatatatatataccttttttttctcgttggtttaattataacgtaaaatggaaatctaccacacttgtagttttttttctatagcattattattaataaaaacaaagaacttgtactattccaatatggcactttgacatatcaatccgtcctcctgttatctttctctcatatctgagcaacatatggccaacaaacatcgtattgaaggggtTTTGGTGAGCGAAAACActagccccacacgcactcgaacctctgccctcctggatgctagaccgtgtgcctagccattagaccacatcaaaccacgggcgaatgactgcaatctttccttttaccgattaatcatatataatactaacgagtaataggacttacacatttctaaggtgcagacaaagtcgttacttggatgaattgacgaaatattgcttcaatatatcatacatacttagatcaaaccagaaaagagtatttgacacaattgtacttaatcctcataatctacacaatttttctcctccttaaccgtatattcttttccgttttgtggagtacaactatgcacccttggttacgtacctggttataaaaggcggtcgtcataggcccaaggtcatacatttgatcgggtttgacaatgagtccaacttctagcaagtttacacttttacatatatgcattataaaaaattttttttgtgttcataccttttcgtacataagatggctacactatgtctattttcttccagaataccaatcctttctggagaccaatcacttacgtggaaccgaacaattataaattatatttttgtatttccattttgtatcttattatttttatgcaggcagtggagcagttcttcaggtgtgattggttttcaccattacctttgaagtagattcttctttactttttacttgagggcgactaaagaggcaggtgagtaaacacctgatagccggtctgagcatggaaaaatcgtacctcaccaacatggtgttgggtagcccgctcgcggcacttcctcagatattcttattccacattctcacactctttctcttgaaagcacgcagtaaaccgtcagcgatagttgtagaatagatcacatgctacaaaataagatgacaagctagtaaattaggagacatccatggactatcgttgacagcgttagtcgtcactgattgtaagtcaaatagtgagcgagttgataattttcccttgggatgagaaatagaactaaggtgttttcgatagataggttaatcgaaccgacgttcctacggaagtcgattctagggggaagctaatgtaacagctcaggttggttggttaagagttgaccccaaacaaccaagcttatgccgaaacagtattgttcaagtattcattcacttccttattttttataagcgttatattccctattatcttgaatgttgagagcctttgtttgtctgaacagataatcccacgctccactgtgactgcgcgaagatcgaaataaagacatattcactacttctctggtttcttctatcaatagcacgagggttaccttaaggcacgaaaaacTCTTAATCTCTTTAAACACAGTAATGATATACTAGAACCCATATGAATCCCGGCGGGCTACACCATGTCGACTGTCAAGGGTAAAACTGCATGGAAAGGCCTTGGGTCAACCATTCCGAAAACCCTGTCTAGGCAGGTTCCTGATCCACTCATAAATGGTCACTGGGAAAACAGATCAAGGGAACGCACGCGTTTAAGATCAAAAGCATCAAATGTTTATATATTGGCTCTTCCAATTTAGGGAACAAAGTGTATGAATTTTATGAACTATGTAGTGTAAATAATACTCTTTTGATAATAATATCCTGAAAATGGTAACCTCAAATCACGAACAAAGCACTAATAGTAGTTGGAAGGTCTTCGTTTTACAATAGCAAAGGGAAAGTGGAATGGGACGTAGTGTTGTGCAGTACATACTTTACTGCATTGTGGCACATTTAAACAGTAAAACCATAACGTACGACCCACAATGACAAGGGCGTCACTTGTAACTCAGTAGGTGTCTCAGTGATGAACATAAGCACGCGACCAGTGTTTCAGAAACTTCAGCGACTAAACAAGGATACAGCTTTTGGCCCGGACGTAGTTCCCTCGCTCATGCTAAAAGATACGTCTTCAAACTTAGCAACACTCTTTAGAGCAATGCTTTCACATTCGCCGAGCTAGGGAGTGATTTCGGAACATTAGGAGCcaacaaccattgaaataactgTAAAAGGAGCCAACACTAAGAACCTTCAAACTAACATCAGATAGTGTTCCTTACAATACCCTCATGGGTTATGGAATCTTTGTTACGTGATGACAGATGTTACTACCAATTATCTGCATGTTTCTCGTCACCCAGCAAGGTTTCAGGAAGTGTCATTCCTGCATTGCCGGTCTTATAGCTAAGGTAGACAGATGGGACACCATTTTCGACTGCCAGCGGAAGATGGATGTGTTATACATCAATTTCTCAGAAGTTTTTGATATGTTCTATCATAGATGTCTTATAGATAAGCTCAAGCTGATAGGAATCAAATAACCACTGATAAACTGACCTTAGTTAAACTTAGATAGTCAACGTTTTAAGGTTCGTATAAACTGCACATTGTTTCAGTCTACGGAATATCTCGCCGGAGTCCCCCAGGGTTCAGTGCTAGGACCTCTGCTCTTATTTGCCTAAACAAATAGTTTTTTCTTAGCAAGTATTCGCCGGGCTATTACTTCTGATCGATGAAGTCAAACCTCGGAAGGTAGTTTGCAACCGGGACATTGAGTTAGGACTTCAGGAGGACCTAACTGAACTTCAAGGCTAGGCGACTCGCAACTGACCTACTTTCAATGCTACATTGTAAAGTGGTTCATGTGAGGCATGTTATCAAGTACAAATACGGCTTTGGTAAGTCCTTTGCAGAAGCACCTCGGGCTAAAAAACATCATAGAGTTTTGACACCCTAAAATTCAAAGTCTTCTGCTAACTGTGATAAAAAGCCTCTAGAACCAACCTCACACTGACAACTATGAAGCTCATTTTCGTCCATTTTCACAATGAAACTTTCCATCTGATATTATTTTCCCCTTCGCTTAATAAGAACAAGGATACTCTGGCACATACCTAAAGGCGATGCCTGAAATTTTCTGCCAACCGAAGCAGTTCGAGCAACTCCATTGTAGTCCTTCAAGAAAGAACTTGACATATTCTTGAGGACTTTGGATATCATTTCACCATAGCTTTCTAATATTTCTCTTTACTTTACCAAGCAAATCTAGGTTCCAAACTAGAGGGCAGGTTGTCATCTGAAACTAGATGCAGAAGTCCACCAAGCCAGAGCTTGTTCTCTTCcttccacaaccatttgaaccatctGAACCACTTGAACCACGTACGTACCCATGGCTTGCCGTCCCTCGAATACCTGTAATAGGTGCATTTTTTGTACATTTCCATTACCACTACTATCATTCTTATTATTGCCGGCCTAGCTCTGCTCACCCCACCATTTGTAACCTACGACTGTCTGTTATTCTTAGATTTCTTTCTGTTCACGTTGCTTGCATAAACTGTCCATACATCACTTCAGACAGTCATTTTCCCTTTCCTACTCGATATTCTGGATTCATCATCTTTTACTGTGCAGTGTTTGCAACTAACTAATCTCCCGTCTGAAAATATGATAGCTGTAGATCCTAGTGATCCTACAGCCCCAGAACAAACACATTTATTTATACTCAAGGAATATGAACTTcctaataacaacagaattcaCAGGAGCTAGTGAAATCGAATGTCGAGACTGCCCATATTCGAAGTTAATTAGGACCATGCACAGTAccataacatttatttattcccCGAAACAATCGTCTTCTTCTGGCACATAAACTTTGATTTTATTAGTCTTCAGATTGTAATTAACCAACCTCTTGCCTGGTATTATGATAGCTTCTGGTAACCAGAAACTCAGTGCTTTGAGACAAACGCACTTGAATTATGAGATGGATGGGCCTACAAGTAACTGCTAAACCGACTAGAATGAGTCCAATCGAGTGGTTAGACTACTGTACCCATTGGACATTTTCAAACATCTAGCAATGTACAGACAAGAAACAAGCGCGTGACAAAGATATTGGATATTGGAAATGGGTCGTTTGTATGGTACGTTGCATCTTGCAAATTTAGTGCACTATCCTCCTTCACTGTATTTGAGGTTCATTAATTCTTTGGTCAATCCTAATTTAGGCTCAGTAATATCTTGCACTGGGTATTGTTTTCTCGACTTAGTGAAGTAGCAATGGTTTTTATCAATCGTGATTTGTAAAACTTCAGATCTTGTCTATAGTATATACTATAGATCCATTCCAGTTGGCCTAAATTATATGGACGACTTTGGTCAATTCATAAATATCTTTGCAAGCTCACAACCACTCGTACGGTTCAAAACCAGGTTAGGGATTACGATTAATAGTTAACTAATACCAGGGTCTGGTTGACACTGGTAATGGTTTCCAAAGCTAAAGTGACACTAAATAAGCTATTTGTTAGCGAAAAGTGTTGGTTTACCTAGTTATTCCCTTATATTCACATCTGTTGACGTTTAAGTTGCACAGGTTATGAATTCCCAGTTTATGGAAAGATCACTTACGACAATATCGAATCTGCTATCTTTCCTACTGATTTTCTAGCTATGCTCTGAGAActtataaacaaaatgaagtttGGATTTGCGACTCATCATTAACAGATACTTCATGCCATTTTAGTAAAGGTCACTATCCGTCTTTATTATTACACTAACCTATGCTATCCCAAACAAccaaaaggggaaataaagcggACGAAGGCGTAAATAAAGGGAAAATGTCGCTTTTTCGCCTTCGCGTTGGTTATTTAGGGGAAATGTCGCTTTCCCCCTCTTACGTCGTGTATTTGGGAGAAATTTGTCGACAATTAGACGTTACGTACAGTGTTTGAATAAACCGCATTCAGAACTTAAGTTTTCATACACGTCGACAAATTAAGGCACcgcttaataaaaaaacaatactaTTGTCACAAAAATAAGGTACAAAATACTGAACCAGGCATAGCCAGCTGCCTATGATTTTCATGACTTTTCATCTTCGTTTCCCCTCGTATCATTCACCTTTAAGGATTTAAATTAAATCCATAAAATATTACTAAGACATATGGAGTTTTGACTGAATACGAGTATGAACGGATCCATTAAAAATAACCGATTTCTGAAACACCAGAAATAGATAGAAACAGCACCAATTTCAAAAATAGTGAACCCTTTTACTAGTAATATTTTCGGAATTTTCATTAATTCAGAAAAAGGTATACTTCTCAATTCACATTATTTTTTTACCATTATTCTCACAATTACCCTGGAGGAATTTTGcacaatatatattattttcatgtgacttattatcattaatattgtgATTACCATTCTTGATACCACTTTAATTAACCCAACGCTATTCTACATTATGTTCACAGGGTTCGTTGCATTATATGCATTATAACCAACGCCTTTTAGCCGATCTTCTTATCCCTTTTTTAAATGACCTATAAGACTTACAAATGACATTCTAGACATGCTTAAGTCGTGATCGATGTAAAAGTTCACCATTTTAGCGTAGAACATCATTTCATGCAGTCACAACTGATACGTACATGTCTTATTTCAATCACCGTAATATAGCATTTATGGATCTATAACTGTACAGTTTGACGAAATTACTGAAAACAACTATTACCTCAAACATTCCTTGTTTTCAATACTCTGTGGGGACTTTTGAACCCATACAAATTGTTAAAGTATGTTTCATTTGTGAATGGATCATGTATCGTTAATTATTCAACAACTGTCAATTTTGATTGGTGTTCTGTGTTTTAATATCCCTCTGAACTATCAATTACGTTGTAACTTATCACTTgcaatttttatcattttatttatagaaGCATGCTTCAGAAACATTCCAATCCACCTCTTGGTTTAGAACGGATTCATCGATATTTTTGTTACGTTTGTGGAACTCTTCTTCCACACAAGTTGGAAGTTCATGATTTATTAGTATGCCGAAAATGTAAAACATCTACGTGTATGCATTGGTTCAGTAATATGGATGCAACTTTCAATACTGAAGCTAAATCTGGCAAAATAAACCAATTTAATGATGATGAGTATGAATCCACATCTTTATTCTTTCCATCAATGATTAGAGGGGCTAAAAAGATCTTAAGATCAGAAATTGCTTTAAAGGAGGCTTTGGAGTCACAATTTGAAAACGGTACATCACAACCAACATTTGATGGACCAACTATTAGAAAAGAATGTGCTTATTGCGGCAATGATAGAATGACTTATGTTACACTTCAAACTCGTTCAGCAGATGAAGGACAAACTGTAATATATACTTGTACCCAATGTTctaaaaaagaaattgaaaataCTTGATTAAGTGTTTTGATTTTACCCATTAGTATTCATAATAGTTTAGTTTTGTCGGCTAAATCTTAAGGTTAGTACTTTTATCATGACCCACTAATACGTTTAAAATACAAAGTTGAACACAAACACCTCTtgctaaataatttattatcaaactGTACAACTGTTTTTTTTGCGAATGAAAATTTGAGGCTGTATTCCTTGAGGAAATCTAAGCACTGAATAAACACAATGTCATAGAAAAATAATCGTATTACTGGGCTATTAATTGTACGTGATAACAAGACAAGGttagataacttcttcaggatGTGTAAACAGAAAAGGGGTATCAAAGTAAAATTTAATATTAGATTAGGTTATGGATGGATTAAGGTAGTTAAATGTGTCAGTGcttaaatgaaatgatattgGAAACAATTACAAGCGTAAATCGGGGAGTTGTAAAAACGTTTAAGCAGAAGGATTCATTTACAAACACAAAAAGTATGTGAGAAAACAATAATGATGGTGATAATAGATACGATAAGGATAGGATACACTTCTCTTGTAAACAATGGATAGCTAAAGCTGGTGTTTTACAGAGTTGACGATGAAATGTGCATAGATTCATATGGATTATGTAACTAACCTCAAAATTAACTTGTGCGTTAGTCGAATGAACACAGTCAATTAAATATCCAAGGATAGAACTCCTAGCTGCTTTCATCTCACTGTTGCAAAACTAGGCTGCAATAGGTTCTCGTATATATGTTGAAGGTGAGCTCTGTCTTTGGTCTATATGGTTtgcttgataaaagtaggtggACCGGTAGATTCAAACAGAGGTGACCAGACAGGGGACCCTAACTCTCACAGATACGCAAAACCTTTTTGTTAATAAGATTTTATTGTAGTTTTACTGAGTAAATTGTCTTATCCCTGCCATCGAGTCGCtcgattattcattaaaatatt comes from Schistosoma haematobium chromosome 3, whole genome shotgun sequence and encodes:
- the ZNRD1 gene encoding DNA-directed RNA polymerase I subunit RPA12 (EggNog:ENOG410VHNG~COG:K) encodes the protein MLQKHSNPPLGLERIHRYFCYVCGTLLPHKLEVHDLLVCRKCKTSTCMHWFSNMDATFNTEAKSGKINQFNDDEYESTSLFFPSMIRGAKKILRSEIALKEALESQFENGTSQPTFDGPTIRKECAYCGNDRMTYVTLQTRSADEGQTVIYTCTQCSKKEIENT